The genome window ACATACCTGTTGCCATGGTGTcagtttgattatatatattttaagtatagCACTAACTATAAATTTGTTTTCCAGAAAAAGGAGAACAAAAAACGGAGGAGAGATAATGATACTTCATCAAGGAAAGACAAAGATAAGAAGGTATGGTCTTTCCATATGGCATTTCAACTATCTCGATATAAAAACAGCTTTTGCTGGTTTAGGGCATATGTTATTTGATGCTTTGGACCTGTTAACGATGGTCTACAATGCTTGGCAGGATGTCCTTCAAATTTTAGAAGGACATTACACCTGGGTTGGCCATCACGAGGACTATAATCCACACATTGTGATCTCTTGATCCCAAAAGAAAAAATGAAGTCCACTCAGTCCTCCAAGTCCAACCTCTGTCTAATGCACGCGCATGGACACACACACAAATGTTTTTATGTGCATGATATGTCCACAGTCATATGTAAAGGCCAACATGAAAGGCTGTTGTCTAGTTATATACCACCTTCTCGTAGGACCTGCGAGTATCTCATTTGCGACCTGGTTGAAATTAGACGCCAAAGAGGTAGTTAAAACATCTTTCTTAACACTGACATTCTGATGATTACATTTTGTTCACGCCAGGAAGAAGTAGTCGATCCTTCAGCTAAATCATCGTCTTATCTTACCAATCGTTCCAATGGTCAGCCTTATGCTCAAACAGCGGTCTCTATGGACAGTGATGATGGCATCTCATACAAAGGTTACTGCACCCTTTTTCTGGTTTTGACATATTAAAGTCATAGTTTGGTGCAAATTTTTGTAGTCATCATTACCATAAGGAAGTAGCTTATTAGTCTTAAGAGtacatgaaagaaaataaattaaatgaggAGAGGGCAATCTCATTCACGGGGATCTGATCTTCACACATGGCTGATTCTACTTATCTCTAAGAATTGCCAAAATATCATTCAGTATTGGTCTTTTTTTCAAGAATGCCATCAGAATGATTAATGTTGCTTTCTATAGTCGTAGGCTCGTAGCTGGATGGTCATGCTTCAAGAGGTGGAATCAGCAGCCAATGATTCTGTTTTCCGTCTTCTGTTATAAATGTCTGGGTCATCATGTTTACTCAATTCTTATGTTGTAACATAATGGTTATGTTCTTTATTACAGCCATTGGTGGTGTAACGGGTCGACTTCTTGAACAAAATGCTCAAGCTATGGATCAAATTTCTGCAAACTTTAGATCATTCAAGGTTAACTTGGCTTACCATTTGGTCTCATGCATCTCTTTTACATCcattttgtatatattaattatatactttGGTTATTTGTTTGctgttttctcttgattttgataaataaattttataatatgttcCATGCTTATACAAATAAGGAGCTCTTTCTTAGACATGGATCTGTACTTAGCTAGCACCGTGAAAGTGAATGCGTCTATCTGTTATATCTGCATCCTTCCGCCTCTTAAGTGCTAACTGTCAGTTTGTGATATGCTAAATTGGCCTCTGGTATTGGCcctgtaatattttaataaatactgtTATTCGGTTAGACCTGTCTGCTATACAAAATAATCAACGTGATCGTATGAATTTAACTAAGCATTGTGTGGATCAGTTAAGTGAAGTACTACTCTCCTGGCGACGATAGCAATTAATTTCTATGAAAGGGTTAATAGATTCACTCTGTAGAGGACTTGCTATTAAGCTAATCCAGTCAACATGTGCCTCGCGAGATATACATTCAAATTCATTTGCTCTTTTCTACATCATTTGTGCATTTTTAGTCATTATTGGGAATGGACTTGCATTTACATTTTCCTAATTTTcgttctctctctcttttttttttttttgcagattcATGATAACATTAACCTCTTTTGCCAAGCTCGGAACAACATTATCTCAATTATAAAAGAGTAAGTTTATATGATTTTGTTTTCTGTCCTGAAGCAATAATATCCCCCATCTTACATTCTATTCCCCCTTTTATGTTCAAATTTTCTCAAACCACTGCGCcagtttctttgttttaatattgtagtttaattctaacTAAATACTGTTAGGTACTTAGTCAACCTTATGTGTATTGATGGAGTTCGGCTAACAAGGAAAAGCACACAATTTTTGGTAGAGAACTAATGTGGACCAATATGCCTTAAACAGTACATTTAATGATCTAAAAATTAAACTGAATTTCAACTTCTTGTCAGCACACTTTCAAGTGTTGcccttgtatataattttaaacccAGTGGATGAGAAGTAGATGACCATTGTATCAATATGATCTTTTTTCTGTATATTGATCATAAACTTATCAGATATAGTTCTAATTTTCACGTGGTCcagtatatatatgttttagtgtttttGTCCAATCATTTGATGCTCGGTTTAGTATACAATTTGGAAAACTTTATATCACCAAGGCTGGACTCTTTGAATTACATGCTTTAAAATAGATAATCCATTTAAGTTGAGGTTGTAACTTGGtgagaattaaaatttaaaagcttTGCTTTATGTAAGACTATCCACTGCCTTGACTACTGTGTCCACGAATTCTTTGGGCTAATCATACTAGTATTCCGTTAAGGTATTCATAGTCATTATACTACTCTTTCATGCTACTATATGAAGTTAGTTATTATTCTTAGCATATTGATGTAATGACCAACAATTAGTGAACGGACGAGTTTCTGGCTGaaagagattatttgtatatTGCAGCTTAAATGACGTACCAGAGGTGATGAAGCAGATGCCACCCCTGCCTGTGAAGCTTAATGAAGAGCTTTCAAGCAAACTTCTTCCTCCTCCATCCTTGCATAAGTAATCATGGGTGAACTGGCTCCCTAAAGATGCCATGGATACATCACTTCTCAAGTTCTGATCCGGATACAAATATACTTGGCTAGTCAGTCCAGTttgttttagattttaaattaaatagttATTACTTTTAGTTTCTACATCTAAAATTATAGCTACCTTGGACGATGTAAAGTAGTCTGATATgggattttctttttcctttttcaagAAAGTCAATATAGGATTTTGTTAACTGTAATGTTGACAGTTTCTTGTGCATAGTTTTGTGACAGTTCTGTTGTAAGCTGAACTACCTTGATTACTTCACATCAACCAAGTTGAGCTTCACCGTAGTTGAAAGGGAGGTTGTAATATTACAAGGAAATCACCTTCCCATGTCTGTCTTGGCGCTGTTAGATGATGATGATTAATTGGTGAATGGAGTTGTATAATGAGTGAAATAGATATAACTATACAGAGAAATATAAAAAGGCAAGTATAAGTAAAGCAGGAATTGCAGACGCTCAGCTCAGGTGAGGCGAGTGTAGAACTGGCATCCGGATTTTCTTTGATTTCGCAGCTTTCATCATTTAAATTTCGTGATTCATTCGAGGCCATCGCTGTGTATACCGCAGGTGATAGCATTACGAGAAAAGCTAGTTATTTAAGATTGAGGTGCAATGAGAAAATTAAGTGATATCATTAGGAGAAAAGTTAAGTTGTTTAAGATTGAGGTGTGATgataaaattacttttttagCATTGAGATGTAATGTAACATATGAATAAGTTTGATTAAGATTGAGGTGCGATGTGAACGATACAAGTTCGGGAAAGATATATAAATTCGATGCTGTAGTATTGTTTGAAATGGGAAtgtaattttgaattatgaCTTGAGAAGTATCAttgttttttcataaaaaaaaatcagaatctatattaaatatattttactcattaaatttttttaacgttcaaatttagtaaatatatattacttattgaattttttaagtTTCAAATGTTGCTAAACATAtctaatataacaaaattactTATAATATCAATTAATGATATTCAATAATTCTAAAACTTCAAAACCATTCCATTTAGTTTTCAGCTCATTCTTTCTCTTGTTAATCATCTATTGAAGTTGAagatgaaattatataaatggcaatttttggaaaaaaatagaaTAGAGATATTTTACTTATTAAGCGTTTCATATGATAAAAAGTTTCGTTAGCATACGAAGCAAATGCACATTATATCAAGGTTTCTGTCTAGACGAACATGTTTTTTTAATGTCTTCTACTCATTTAAGTgtgttttttgattattttttttgattttagtcataatgaatcattaatatttgaataacaTATGTTAcgtctttaataataatataatacgtGATTATGACGGTATGTCATTTTAACtggttacattttttaaatataacggTTTATTTTATCTGatgatgttattattattattaattaagcgTGCTTTTTAAAAGATAATCATTCCCGCTCTTTTGTGACAAATTATGATAAGATTCcaagcaatttttttttaaaaaaagggcAGACATTACAGAAATTGGAATTATCACACCTATTTTCGACATGATTGTTCTTCGGATGTCAAAATTCTAAACTTTAAATAACAACACCTTAATATAATAGAAATAGAGTGGAAATAGAaaaagcagcagcagcagcagcgtTGTCGGAATCGATGTGAGGCAAATTAAGCACAATTGCATAAACATTAGTGTGTAGAAAAACATAAATTGGGCCTGAAAACGACCCGTTTTACAGTGGCCCAGAGATATATAGCTTGCATACCCAGGTAGAGTGATCATtgacagcagcagcagcaaataCAGAGACAGACATGGAGATGTCGCCGGAGAAAGAGACGGTTGTGGTAAGAGCGTTATCTGAATCAGCTGAAAGCCTTGCTAAACCAGGGGATGTCTTCCATCTCGTCGCTtgcaggtctctctctctctctctctctctctctctccctctcgctcgctctctctctctctctctctctctctctctctctctctccccctctctccctctctctctctctcccccccctctctcgctctctctccctctccctccctccctctctttcCTTCCCCCCTCTCTTTCTGTGTCGATCAATGTATCTTTCTCATATTTACGGGTTTTTTCTGCTGTCTGTTGAATCGTTTTTCCTGTTTATCTTAATCGTCCTTTtactcaaattttaattatatttaaacttgTTTCATAGACTGTTTAAATGTTAGTCATTCTgtgatttctatttttgttagtTTTTATTGCTCTATAATCATGTTGCTGTTATTACTTCTCATCAATCTGCCTTGAATGTTTGCTTACATCTCTCACTTAATAGCTGGTGGAACTCTTGGGTCAACTACGTCAGCCAAACCCGCTCAGCTGCATCAGTTTCGCACCAACAAAATTCAGTGCCTTCAACTACTCTGAACAGACCCTGTGCCATTGATAATACCGACTTGATTCAGCATTCAGGTTCAGAAGATGCTGCTATTGGATTTGACCTCAGGGACAATCTAGTCGAAGGCACTGACTACATATTGCTTCCCAAAGCAATTTGGAATCAGTTACATGAATGGTGAGTTAAATATTAAAGttatcaattaatattattagacttTGAGCGATTATTACTGAAATCGTGtacaatatatatgatttttaaccTGTCATTTGTAACATGTTCTCATATGTGCATATAtgatttatgttgtgtttgtctATGTTCTATTGACTTCTTAAATATTCAGTGTtctgaatatataaatatgtatgttaTCAGTATatgtttatgtgtatatatatatatttgtagtcATGCAGAAAATCACCAAGAATCACCAAATAGGAAAAGTAACATGCTAATAGCATTAGAAAAAATGACGTAAGCCACTAGGACATTCTCTTAAAGATATTGTAATATCATTTGGTTCGTGACGGTTGAGTTATTGGAAGTTTGAAATAGAAACATGTATGAAGTAGAATATACAGTGAcataaaatatgtgaaaattttaaaattagtctCTAGATATGAAGAGTTCCATTACGTTGATCCAAAAGGCTAGGCGGAAAATCTTTTATTTAAACTAAAGCGGGAAACAGTCAAGCACaagtaaatattaaatttttgatatatagTATGTCATACCCGGGCCACTTGAAAAATGtgggtttaaatataatttttcattaggTCCTTATTCTACTACCATGAGTACCGGCAACATGCTGAACATAGCCTTTTTTATAGTCTTGTTGTGGGCGTGGACGACCCAATTGGCATTCTTTGGATAATGCTCCTAACTTTTGGTTCGGGCCCAAGTTTCCATAAGTTGTGGTAGAATAAACTGTTAAAAAGGTTTAGTTCAAACAATGAAAATAAATTGGCAAAGGTGGAAAGATTTTAACTTTCCATGTTCAAAGATTAGGGTGATGGTCTAGCGGAATTCTTGATATATTAGGCTTTAGTTCTCATTAGTGACATATTAGTCAACTAGGGAAAATTTTGATTGAACGAACACTGGGTGGGGGAGACCAAGATCTCATATTGGGCCCAGGTTAGATTATATTGGACTTCATATTTATCAAGAACTAGACATAGATGTAATTGACGCAATATCTCAATGGGCCTTCAGACTGAGGACtcgattgagatttttttaAGAGTACCATTAATCCTTAGACCTTTCGGGTAAGTACGTACTTAAAAAATAACCTAGTTGGAGGTAGGGGAACTTGACTGTGGGGAGAGCAAGATCCAGGTCTATATGGAATGTACACAAATATCCGTTTTTTGATATCTTGATGTAACATAATAAAGGTCAAGGACAACATTATGCATCAACCACCGTGAATACCGGAGATCAATCTTAATGGCCCAGAGTCCTTACATAGAAAACTAGGATTTTTTTCTATCGACTAACTCAGTGTTGAGATATGTTTTATGACCAGTACATGTTTCGTAAATTGATTGGTCTATCAATGCAATACTTTTACAGATAATATTAGTCGAAAGTGACTCTAAACACTTTCTTAGTTAACTTCGCATGAAAGATATACTTTAGCTGTGGTTGATAAGAGTTTATGCCTTGATGCAGGTATGGAGGGGGTCCTAAATTGGCACGTAAAGTCATAAGTTCTGGCTTATCAGAAAATGAACTTTCTGTGGAGGTATATCCTCTTCGGCTGCACTTACATTTGAATCCGAAAGGAGATCGTTGTACTATAAGAATAAGCAAGAAGGTTCGATCAACTCTATAATTTGTACattgtatttttaattaatcaacctTCATCTATGATCTTTTTTCCCGAGTCCTCTTCTATGTATACTAAACTGATGCTGCATATGGATTCTTTGAACAGGAAACTGTTGGAGAACTTTACAGAAAAGCCTGTGAGACTTTTGGTCTTGAGTCCGAGCAAGTATATTACTTGTTTAAGTATTCAGCTTTTCCCCTTTCCTCgggaatataatatatatttacctGTGTCTTTTCCCTGCCCTTGTTCTTTCAGGCATTCATTTGGGATTATTATGGCCAGCGTAAACATGCTTTGATAAATGACATGGACAAATCTCTCGAGGATATTAACATAGAAATGGATCAGGATGTACGTGTTCTTGTGTCAAGTTATATTAGtttctctctgtgtgtgtgtataaaggTTAATAGAATGtaatctatattttatttttcgaaaGGACATTATCAGGCTACAGAACTGTCCCTACAAGTTTCCTGGATCCTTATTTTGTAATCTTAGTGTCGATACTTCAACTAATCATATTTTCTTGTGATCCAAACAGATTCTAGTTGACATCACTGACAATGGTGGTAACATGAGTTTATCAGTTGCTGGAGGTTTATCTATGGACAAGAGTTTCTTTAAGAACGTTAATCCAGAATTGTCTCAATATTCTCAATATCTAAATCAGACAACCTCTAGAGAAGTGGAGAAGATACATGGGATGCCTGGTTTCAGTACAAGTGATTCTTCTGGGGGTCTTACTGGGTTATCGAATCTTGGCAATACTTGCTACATGAATAGTGCAATACAGTGCCTTGTTCATACACCACAGTTTGCTTTGTATTTTTTGGATGATTATCATCAAGAAAAAACCCGGCATAACCGTGTTGGCAGACGTGTAAGTTTAAATCGACATGATGAAGGAATTATTCTCATGTTGTACACTTTTTTCTTCACTTGAGATATCATCCTGGTTGCTATGTAAAACTGGTTATTGTCCACAGCCTGagaatttttttagtattaaaaaCCAGTCAAGAAGTTGAGCTTCTTGGAAAATTTATTGTAGCTCATTCAGTTTTCCTAATTCTGTTTAGGTACACCATCCGGTGGTTCATACTAAATTATAGTACTGATGTGCGTACTCTCAATATGCAGGGTAAGCTAGCTGTAGCCTTTGGTGACCTGCTCAAGAAATTGTGGGCACCGCCACCAGGACAGGTTTCAGTGAATCCTCGTCACTTTAAAGCAAAGCTTGGTCGTTTTGCTCCGCAATTTAGTGACTTGCATCAGCATGATTCTCAGGTTGGCTGTGTTGCATAAAGTTGATTGAGAATTCTCTTGTAATGAATTGAATGCAATTTGCAAGGTACTAATATTTCTTATTCTGTTCAGGAACTCCTAGTTTTGCTGTTGGATGGGCTTCATGAAGATCTGAACCATGTTGAAAAGATATCTAACATCAAATCCAGAGATGCTGATGGTCGGCCTGACGAGGAAGTTGGCGATGAGTATTGGTCAAATCATGTTGCTCGTAACAATTCCATAATTGTAGATGTTTGCCAGGTTAGTATCTATAATCTTGATAGTTAACGCAAAAATCAGGCCTCACTCATAAACGAGAGATTTTGTTATCTGTTATAAAAAAACAATCGCTACTAAGTCCCGGTTAATGTTAATGGCATCAGCCACCTTATGTGTGCACTCTTTCTTTagttcattattttaattttgtatgtgGTCAATAGTGTCCCATTAATTTGTAATCGGCATGATATTGTTAATGGTGAATCCTTTTAGATCTACTATAATTGTTATGATTTTGCTAGGTTTAAGTCGCAGGGTattgtattttttatgtttttattatttatggtAATCAAGGCCTTCTAGAGAAGATATTGTGTTTTACTGCTTAAGCGTCAAGTCGTGAGTTGATTGGGTCTCCCTATTTTTGTCATCTTAGTCATATCAGTGATTGATTTTTTATGTTTGTATGTGTGTTCAATTCATGCCCTGATTGTGGCTTTTGGCAGGGCCAGTACAAGTCAACTTTAGTTTGTCCTGTCTGTAATAAAATGTCCGTGATATTCGACCCCTTTATGTATCTTTCCCTGCCTCTCCAATTCACGTCCATCCGAACAATGACAGTGACTGTGTTCACTTGTGATGGTAGTGCACTACCAGCTGCTTTCACTATAAATGTTCCAAAGCTAGGACGTTGCAGGGATCTAATCCAGGCACTCGGCAGTTCGTGTTCCTTAAAAGACAATGAGATAATATTACTTGTAAAGGTGAGGAACATTAGTCATCTGAGTGGCTGTATTTGTGTCACTGTGTGTAAAGTTTCTGTGCTGATAATTTGGAATTGTGATCAACAGATACAAAACCACCTTATTAACTGCTTTTTGGAAGACCCTTTAGTTCCATTGTCTTCCATCAAAGATGATGACCATCTTGCTGCCTACAAGATTCCAAagtttgtgaaaaaatttaagtttCTTCAGCTGATACACCGTCGGGAAGAAGAGTAAGTATATTTGAGGCAACACTCTTAATTAGTTACTTggtttatttaaaaatgtgcttAATTCCGGTTACATTCCTAGTACATGTTTGCGAACCAACCCCCCGCTCTCTTATTGTAGCATCAAAAGGAAAACATAGAGTGTTTGTGTTGAGAATTAATCTGAAACACTTGCTATTTGTTTTTACCTCAGGAATCCTGGTAGTTCCCAGAGAATAACAGAGTGGAAGCCTTTTGGAACACCTCTTGTTTCACCTATCTTGTGTGATGACACTTTTACAACAGGTGATATACAGTCAGTAGTTCATACAATGCTCTCTCCTCTGCGAAGAACTGAGATCTTGAGACATGCTGATGTCTTTGATACAAGCATAGCCGCAACAGCATCAGATCTGCCTCGAGCTGTCAATTGTACTGTGACTAGTACTGATTTCATCTTCGGTGAGTCAAAACAGGAGAGTGGCAATTCTAAGGTGACTGGTTTAAGGAAACTTCCTTTACTACAAGTGGACGAAAACAATTCTTGCTTTGATCTATCAGTTGGAGAAGAGAAGGCTGTTAAAATCGCCTCATCTTCAAGATCCATACTTGTTTCCGTTGATTGGTCTCAAAATCTTTTGGATTATTACGAGACCTCTTACCTGGAAAACTTACCAGTAGTCAAGAATGGCGCAGCAAGTAAAAGAACTCGCAAAGAACCACTTTCCCTGTATACTTGCCTGGAAGCTTTTTTGCGTGAAGAGCCTCTGGTACTTGAAGAGATGTGGTTAGTCTCGTCATCTTTTCTCCATTAGTTGAAGTAGGCTACCATGAGTCTTTCTGGTAGTTAAGTCCATGTACGTTTTAGTATCTTTGCAGTTTTAGAAATCGTATCTGAGATAAGTTAAGCCCATATATTAAGAATTTGAATCCTATTTTTAATGTTTACAATTTTTCTGATTTCCACCATCGAGACTAAAGTAGTGCTTAGCTTTGCTCTGGGACACCGCTCCACTAAACTGCTGGGTGATTTAAGATTTCATTGGTGGCTTGGCAATCATGAAAAggctataaataaaaatttagttgaaTGATATATGTTTCGAATGTTTACTATGCTTCTGATGTTTACCATTAACTTAGAATTGTTATATGCTTGACATGCACGTTGCAGGTACTGTCCGCAGTGCAAGGAGCAAAGGCAAGCAAGTAAGAAACTTGATCTTTGGAGGCTTCCTGATGTCCTCATCATTCAACTGAAGAGGTTCGAATATAGTAGATCAGCAAAGCATAAGCTGAAGACATTCGTCCACTTTCCCATCCATGACTTTAACCTGACAGATTACATAGGAAGCAAAAGGAATTCGATGCAACATCTGTATGAACTTTATGCCGTAATAAATCATTATGGTGACATGAGAAGTGGTCACTACACAGCACATATTAAGGTGAGCAAAAGTCTTTATGTTTGCCCTTTGTAACTCTCTCAGGTGCATAATTAGGGCTGACCAGAGGTAAAAGACTAAAAGGGGTCTATACAAATTTGATACATGGCGCCCTAAaactatatatgtgtgtattaaTTGTTTATGTTTATAAATGGGATTTTAAATTTCGGGGCCCGTAAATTTTTGGGTCTAGGTGCAGGTCTTGTCTGCTTTAGGCGTTTACCCTGGACCACCCCTGTGCATATTGCTTTTAGCTTGTTTTGGGATGAGTTTTTGGATGTCATTTAGAATGTGCATAAAATATTGTGTTAACGCTgagaatatgaaaagaaaagaatgaaaaaaaaattgtaaaaattttTGTAAGTGTTTTCGTGAGTTCTTGTAGAAGGAAATAAAGTAGGACATGATGGGGATATTAGTGAAATTATGGTGATGATATATTCCCTTGCTTTCTTTCAGGTAAactaaagataatataaaaaaaaatatccctCTCCCTaccctgttccttttctttcaaAAGATAAAGTAAGGAATACATTGTGAATGTTTATGTGGATTAACTCTTTGCTATACTTGGTATGATAATATGCTTGTTTTAGGCAGCCAAATGTTAATAATGGCTATTCATAATCAAACTGCCTTTTTATGTTATTCTACACTACCTGGAGTTATATGTAACAGTGTAAGAGAAGCACTGTGACTATTTAGAAGAACATAATATGTTTATCTTTTGTTGGCAAACCTTGAATATGGGAACTTTGTGGTAGTTGTTCTAGATCTGATGTTTGCTTGGTTTGCTAGTTAGCGAACCTGTACATCATGACcatgatattaatttttgtgcATATGACTGGTCATGCAGCTCCTTGACGAAAATCGGTGGTATAATTTCGATGATGCACATGTATCACCAATCGATGAAGATGCAGTACGTTCCAGTGCTGCATATGTACTCTTTTATAGGAGGGTGAAGTCTGATTGTTCCTCTGCGAGCAACCGACCTCAATCATCCGCAAGACACAAGAAAGTATCATACTTGTAGCCGCTGATGTATAGTGCTCCTGTCCTGTATATAAGAAGCTAGTCCTTGTAAGAGATAAGTATTGTACTCTTGGTTGTGCGATTGTAAGTCTGTATGAAATGGGAGGGTTGTCCTCCACCATAAGACTTTCTTTACTGCAGAGTCTGCAAACCGGTTCACACCAATGCATGTGTTCCAGCAGGTTGGAGTTGACtgattacatatttaaaatttcacaGATATTCTACCCCTCCAGATCTGTATATTATTGGTTGTGGGTTAGTTTCTTGTTTTTGTCTTTGTGATGGACACTTAGAAAAACTTTTTGGGCTAAACATATGTATCTTATGATGTGTGTATGTT of Daucus carota subsp. sativus chromosome 3, DH1 v3.0, whole genome shotgun sequence contains these proteins:
- the LOC108214280 gene encoding ubiquitin carboxyl-terminal hydrolase 5-like isoform X2 — encoded protein: MEMSPEKETVVVRALSESAESLAKPGDVFHLVACSWWNSWVNYVSQTRSAASVSHQQNSVPSTTLNRPCAIDNTDLIQHSGSEDAAIGFDLRDNLVEGTDYILLPKAIWNQLHEWYGGGPKLARKVISSGLSENELSVEVYPLRLHLHLNPKGDRCTIRISKKETVGELYRKACETFGLESEQAFIWDYYGQRKHALINDMDKSLEDINIEMDQDILVDITDNGGNMSLSVAGGLSMDKSFFKNVNPELSQYSQYLNQTTSREVEKIHGMPGFSTSDSSGGLTGLSNLGNTCYMNSAIQCLVHTPQFALYFLDDYHQEKTRHNRVGRRGKLAVAFGDLLKKLWAPPPGQVSVNPRHFKAKLGRFAPQFSDLHQHDSQELLVLLLDGLHEDLNHVEKISNIKSRDADGRPDEEVGDEYWSNHVARNNSIIVDVCQYKSTLVCPVCNKMSVIFDPFMYLSLPLQFTSIRTMTVTVFTCDGSALPAAFTINVPKLGRCRDLIQALGSSCSLKDNEIILLVKIQNHLINCFLEDPLVPLSSIKDDDHLAAYKIPKFVKKFKFLQLIHRREEENPGSSQRITEWKPFGTPLVSPILCDDTFTTGDIQSVVHTMLSPLRRTEILRHADVFDTSIAATASDLPRAVNCTVTSTDFIFGESKQESGNSKVTGLRKLPLLQVDENNSCFDLSVGEEKAVKIASSSRSILVSVDWSQNLLDYYETSYLENLPVVKNGAASKRTRKEPLSLYTCLEAFLREEPLVLEEMWYCPQCKEQRQASKKLDLWRLPDVLIIQLKRFEYSRSAKHKLKTFVHFPIHDFNLTDYIGSKRNSMQHLYELYAVINHYGDMRSGHYTAHIKLLDENRWYNFDDAHVSPIDEDAVRSSAAYVLFYRRVKSDCSSASNRPQSSARHKKVSYL
- the LOC108214280 gene encoding ubiquitin carboxyl-terminal hydrolase 5-like isoform X1 produces the protein MEMSPEKETVVVRALSESAESLAKPGDVFHLVACSWWNSWVNYVSQTRSAASVSHQQNSVPSTTLNRPCAIDNTDLIQHSGSEDAAIGFDLRDNLVEGTDYILLPKAIWNQLHEWYGGGPKLARKVISSGLSENELSVEVYPLRLHLHLNPKGDRCTIRISKKETVGELYRKACETFGLESEQAFIWDYYGQRKHALINDMDKSLEDINIEMDQDILVDITDNGGNMSLSVAGGLSMDKSFFKNVNPELSQYSQYLNQTTSREVEKIHGMPGFSTSDSSGGLTGLSNLGNTCYMNSAIQCLVHTPQFALYFLDDYHQEKTRHNRVGRRGKLAVAFGDLLKKLWAPPPGQVSVNPRHFKAKLGRFAPQFSDLHQHDSQELLVLLLDGLHEDLNHVEKISNIKSRDADGRPDEEVGDEYWSNHVARNNSIIVDVCQGQYKSTLVCPVCNKMSVIFDPFMYLSLPLQFTSIRTMTVTVFTCDGSALPAAFTINVPKLGRCRDLIQALGSSCSLKDNEIILLVKIQNHLINCFLEDPLVPLSSIKDDDHLAAYKIPKFVKKFKFLQLIHRREEENPGSSQRITEWKPFGTPLVSPILCDDTFTTGDIQSVVHTMLSPLRRTEILRHADVFDTSIAATASDLPRAVNCTVTSTDFIFGESKQESGNSKVTGLRKLPLLQVDENNSCFDLSVGEEKAVKIASSSRSILVSVDWSQNLLDYYETSYLENLPVVKNGAASKRTRKEPLSLYTCLEAFLREEPLVLEEMWYCPQCKEQRQASKKLDLWRLPDVLIIQLKRFEYSRSAKHKLKTFVHFPIHDFNLTDYIGSKRNSMQHLYELYAVINHYGDMRSGHYTAHIKLLDENRWYNFDDAHVSPIDEDAVRSSAAYVLFYRRVKSDCSSASNRPQSSARHKKVSYL
- the LOC108214571 gene encoding uncharacterized protein LOC108214571 — protein: MAASADPCGDGSHNNNNGGNQGGGGAGGSNGNGNNSGIPVASGGYYNYVFGPTVAALKHDPGLSLNWSPEEIALIHQLSNRYDSESTITKYAKIAQQLNDKTIRDVILYHKKMNESKKENKKRRRDNDTSSRKDKDKKEEVVDPSAKSSSYLTNRSNGQPYAQTAVSMDSDDGISYKAIGGVTGRLLEQNAQAMDQISANFRSFKIHDNINLFCQARNNIISIIKDLNDVPEVMKQMPPLPVKLNEELSSKLLPPPSLHK